The Syngnathus scovelli strain Florida chromosome 13, RoL_Ssco_1.2, whole genome shotgun sequence genome has a window encoding:
- the mtfp1 gene encoding mitochondrial fission process protein 1, which translates to MEPTGEKTSGEVDIYRDTWVRFLGYANEVGEAFRPLVSVSLVRASYVVATAYVTADAVDKGKKAAAAHGDEPGQKTRVATAVMDTFVWQALASIVVPGFTINRVCAATLYLLGRTTKLPLPVRKWTTTAVGLSIIPFIISPIDRSVDHLLDSSLRKVYSHNEKEE; encoded by the exons ATGGAGCCCACGGGAGAAAAAACGAGCGGAGAAGTTGACATCTATCGCGACACATGGGTCCGCTTCCTTG GGTACGCCAACGAGGTAGGGGAGGCCTTCCGTCCGCTGGTGTCGGTGAGCTTGGTTCGGGCCAGCTATGTCGTGGCCACTGCTTACGTCACGGCTGATGCCGTGGACAAAGGGAAGAAAGCAGCGGCG GCGCACGGGGATGAGCCGGGCCAGAAGACGCGGGTGGCGACAGCGGTAATGGACACGTTTGTGTGGCAGGCTCTGGCCTCCATCGTCGTCCCGGGCTTCACCATTAACCGTGTGTGCGCCGCCACGCTGTACCTGCTGGGCCGCACTACCAAATTGCCTCTGCCCGTGCGCAAGTGGACAACCACGGCCGTCGGCCTCTCAATCATCCCTTTCATTATCAGCCCTATCGATAG GTCTGTGGACCACCTGCTGGATTCGAGCCTTCGTAAGGTCTACAGCCACAACGAGAAGGAGGAATAA
- the lman2la gene encoding lectin, mannose-binding 2-like a isoform X2 — MAAVGCWTLRQNSKSMYILFSSLKMTPFKLLCSFILFIFTVNHCVADDDHEMEEFLKREYSLTKPYQAVGSLSSSHWELMGDAMVTTEQVRLTPDMQSRQGAVWSKLPCHLTDWEMQVHFKIHGKGKKNLNGDGLAIWYTKERMQKGPVFGNKDNFTGLGVFVDTYPNEEKQLERIFPFVLAMVGNGTISYDHERDGRPTELGGCNAMVRNLKQDTFLFIRYVRRRLTVMIDIDGQHEWRDCLDLPGVRLPKGFYFGATAITGDLSDNHDIISLKLYQLTVLRSKQEEEDQEEEITIPSVDNMELLRLGRTEEGMSGLAIFFTVLFSMLGCIFLVVVGLLLYGHWNENRRKRFY; from the exons ATGGCCGCTGTCGGCTGCTGGACGCTTAGGCAGAACTCCAAATCAATGTATATATTATTTTCTTCGCTAAAGATGACGCCTTTTAAGCTATTGTGCTCTTTTATTCTCTTTATTTTTACTGTTAATCACTGTGTCGCTGACGACGACCACGAAATGGAGGAGTTCTTGAAACGGGAATATTCCCTCACCAAGCCCTATCAAG CCGTGGGGTCTTTAAGCTCATCCCACTGGGAACTGATGGGCGATGCCATGGTAACCACGGAGCAGGTGCGACTCACACCTGACATGCAAAGCAGACAGGGGGCAGTATGGAGCAAACTT CCTTGCCATCTGACGGACTGGGAGATGCAGGTGCACTTCAAGATTCACGGGAAAGGGAAGAAGAATCTCAATGGTGACGGCTTGGCTATTTGGTATACAAAGGAGCGCATGCAGAAAG GTCCTGTTTTTGGGAATAAGGACAACTTTACTGGTTTGGGAGTTTTTGTAGACACATATCCCAACGAGGAGAAACAGTTGGAG AGGATCTTCCCCTTCGTTCTCGCCATGGTGGGCAACGGCACCATCAGCTACGACCACGAGCGGGACGGCCGGCCCACCGAGCTGGGGGGTTGCAACGCCATGGTGCGCAACCTGAAGCAAGACACCTTCCTCTTCATTCGATACGTCCGGCGCAGGCTAACG GTGATGATCGACATTGACGGACAACACGAGTGGCGGGACTGCCTGGATCTGCCGGGCGTGCGGCTGCCCAAGGGCTTTTATTTTGGCGCCACCGCAATTACAGGAGACCTTTCAG ACAACCATGACATCATCTCACTGAAACTCTACCAACTGACGGTGTTGCGGAGCAAACAAGAAGAGGAAGACCAGGAGGAGGAAATCACGATACCCAGCGTGGATAACATGGAGCTGCTCAGAt TGGGTCGCACTGAGGAAGGAATGAGCGGGTTGGCCATTTTCTTCACGGTGCTCTTCTCCATGCTGGGCTGCATCTTCCTGGTGGTCGTCGGCCTGCTGCTCTACGGTCACTGGAACGAGAATCGGCGCAAGCGGTTCTACTGA
- the lman2la gene encoding lectin, mannose-binding 2-like a isoform X1, with amino-acid sequence MAAVGCWTLRQNSKSMYILFSSLKMTPFKLLCSFILFIFTVNHCVADDDHEMEEFLKREYSLTKPYQAVGSLSSSHWELMGDAMVTTEQVRLTPDMQSRQGAVWSKLPCHLTDWEMQVHFKIHGKGKKNLNGDGLAIWYTKERMQKGPVFGNKDNFTGLGVFVDTYPNEEKQLEAQKKRYSPSTQRIFPFVLAMVGNGTISYDHERDGRPTELGGCNAMVRNLKQDTFLFIRYVRRRLTVMIDIDGQHEWRDCLDLPGVRLPKGFYFGATAITGDLSDNHDIISLKLYQLTVLRSKQEEEDQEEEITIPSVDNMELLRLGRTEEGMSGLAIFFTVLFSMLGCIFLVVVGLLLYGHWNENRRKRFY; translated from the exons ATGGCCGCTGTCGGCTGCTGGACGCTTAGGCAGAACTCCAAATCAATGTATATATTATTTTCTTCGCTAAAGATGACGCCTTTTAAGCTATTGTGCTCTTTTATTCTCTTTATTTTTACTGTTAATCACTGTGTCGCTGACGACGACCACGAAATGGAGGAGTTCTTGAAACGGGAATATTCCCTCACCAAGCCCTATCAAG CCGTGGGGTCTTTAAGCTCATCCCACTGGGAACTGATGGGCGATGCCATGGTAACCACGGAGCAGGTGCGACTCACACCTGACATGCAAAGCAGACAGGGGGCAGTATGGAGCAAACTT CCTTGCCATCTGACGGACTGGGAGATGCAGGTGCACTTCAAGATTCACGGGAAAGGGAAGAAGAATCTCAATGGTGACGGCTTGGCTATTTGGTATACAAAGGAGCGCATGCAGAAAG GTCCTGTTTTTGGGAATAAGGACAACTTTACTGGTTTGGGAGTTTTTGTAGACACATATCCCAACGAGGAGAAACAGTTGGAG GCACAAAAGAAGAGATACAGTCCAAGCACACAG AGGATCTTCCCCTTCGTTCTCGCCATGGTGGGCAACGGCACCATCAGCTACGACCACGAGCGGGACGGCCGGCCCACCGAGCTGGGGGGTTGCAACGCCATGGTGCGCAACCTGAAGCAAGACACCTTCCTCTTCATTCGATACGTCCGGCGCAGGCTAACG GTGATGATCGACATTGACGGACAACACGAGTGGCGGGACTGCCTGGATCTGCCGGGCGTGCGGCTGCCCAAGGGCTTTTATTTTGGCGCCACCGCAATTACAGGAGACCTTTCAG ACAACCATGACATCATCTCACTGAAACTCTACCAACTGACGGTGTTGCGGAGCAAACAAGAAGAGGAAGACCAGGAGGAGGAAATCACGATACCCAGCGTGGATAACATGGAGCTGCTCAGAt TGGGTCGCACTGAGGAAGGAATGAGCGGGTTGGCCATTTTCTTCACGGTGCTCTTCTCCATGCTGGGCTGCATCTTCCTGGTGGTCGTCGGCCTGCTGCTCTACGGTCACTGGAACGAGAATCGGCGCAAGCGGTTCTACTGA